The segment CGGTCTGGTTCGGTGCCGCGCTGGCCCTCGCCGGCATCGTGGCGGCCTGGCGGCTCTCCGGAAGCCTTCTTGCGTTCGCGACGCTGACGCTGTCGATGGTCGTCTGGGGCGCGGGGTGGGGGCTCAGGCTTGCGCCGGAACATCCCTGGATCGTGGCGGCACTTGGGTGGCTCGCCGCAGGTGTGGCCACGTGGGCGTTCGGTGACGCCATGCCCCTCAGGGGCCAGCGGTGGCCGGCCCTTGCAGCCTGGGCTCTGGGGGCCGTGCTGCTCACGTGGCTCGTGGGGAGAAGTCGCTCCCTCAACCTTGCCGCCTTCAAGGAACTGTCGGCCGCGAGCACCCAGCAGCTCCGCGCTTATGAGCAAGAGCAGAGCCTGTTCGCACTCCACGCGCACGTCGAGCGCAACGCCGCTTCGTGGGGCCCGCCGGACTGGAGCGAGCAGGTGCTCAAGGTGGTGGCGCAGCTTCTGACCGCCCACCAGGTGTGGCTCGTCGTGCCGGGCCAGGATGATGCTGCATGGCGCCTGTACGCCGCGTGGCCGGCCGCCGGCGCACGTGATCCCTCCGTTGCCTCGCTCCTCGGCCTGCTGCCTCGCCCGCAGGCAAGCCCGGAGCCTCCAGGCCCCGCGCACGAACGGCCGCCCGATGCCCTGGAGGTCGACGTCCCTGCCCAGACGCCCATCGCGCTCAACCCCCGGCTCATCGCCAGTCCTGTGCGAGCACCCGGTGCCGAGGAGGCGTGGGGGTGGCTCGTCGCCGGCCGGAGCCCCTGGCAGTCGCCGTTCGACGCAGAACACCGCCGTCTGCTGGGCCAGCTTGTCAACCACTGGAACACGGCGATTCACAACGTCGGCACCTATACCAAAAGCCAGCGCCGGGCCCAGCACCTGGCCACCCTGCACGAGATCAGCCGGGCCATGGCCAGGCCGCTGCAGCTCGAGCCGCTCTTCGAGACCATCTTTCGCGAAGTGGCGCGGGTGATGCCCGCCGAGGCGTTCATCATCTCGCTGTACGAGCCGGAGGCGCAGACGGTCAACGTCGCGTTCATCTTCGACAAGGGCCAGCGCTACCCGCCCTTGCGCCTTGCCGCCGACCACGGCCCCACCGTGGAAGTGATCCGCACCGGCCGGCCCCTTTTCATCAACCGCCGTGCCGAGGAGCTGGGCCAGCCCGTGCCGGGCCGC is part of the Bacillota bacterium genome and harbors:
- a CDS encoding diguanylate cyclase, producing MAVEGAVVALFYTAAAWRAPAPAVAAAGYLAAAILLWCAPWRRAGFGAEAYESNGEPFVPAPVAVWFGAALALAGIVAAWRLSGSLLAFATLTLSMVVWGAGWGLRLAPEHPWIVAALGWLAAGVATWAFGDAMPLRGQRWPALAAWALGAVLLTWLVGRSRSLNLAAFKELSAASTQQLRAYEQEQSLFALHAHVERNAASWGPPDWSEQVLKVVAQLLTAHQVWLVVPGQDDAAWRLYAAWPAAGARDPSVASLLGLLPRPQASPEPPGPAHERPPDALEVDVPAQTPIALNPRLIASPVRAPGAEEAWGWLVAGRSPWQSPFDAEHRRLLGQLVNHWNTAIHNVGTYTKSQRRAQHLATLHEISRAMARPLQLEPLFETIFREVARVMPAEAFIISLYEPEAQTVNVAFIFDKGQRYPPLRLAADHGPTVEVIRTGRPLFINRRAEELGQPVPGRRLIGTPEEPASAIIVPMILEDRVLGTISAQAYRPQAYTLEDLDLLGTIAGQAAVYVQNARLYEQTVQLALTDYMTGLGNARMLRRELSRELARARRSGRPLSLVMIDSDDLKRINDRYGHPEGDRYLVLLADVIRSHVRAGDIVTRYAGDEFVLVLPEASMEEAEQVAMRIVEATSRTPLLLGEERVFTTVSAGVASFPECGGDEDSLVRAADRALYAAKQAGKGRVWCYPPRGEGSAEAGGSARAGGSARPPA